One region of Paenibacillus polymyxa M1 genomic DNA includes:
- a CDS encoding ferredoxin, whose amino-acid sequence MAKYTWVEKDTCIACGACGATAPDIYDYDDEGLAEVIFEGDANQGIKAISEDLFDDMQDACDGCPTDSIKVADEPFNKEG is encoded by the coding sequence ATGGCTAAATACACTTGGGTAGAAAAAGATACATGCATTGCTTGCGGAGCCTGCGGCGCTACAGCACCAGACATCTATGATTATGATGATGAAGGTTTGGCTGAAGTGATCTTTGAAGGGGATGCAAACCAAGGCATCAAGGCGATCTCAGAAGACCTGTTTGATGATATGCAGGATGCTTGTGACGGTTGCCCTACAGATTCCATCAAAGTTGCAGACGAACCGTTCAATAAAGAAGGTTAA
- a CDS encoding ammonium transporter gives MRKKWLVVLLAMLTVLAFPVGAFAADGPTNIQLQAGLNTAFTFLAFILVFFMQAGFALLEAGSTRMKNAGHVAGKTILTTGVAALSFWALGFGFGFGNDGGNGFMGLTGFFMSGTDAAASFDTLSGLDVPITIMFLFHFAFAAVSLSIACGGMAERAKLSVYIIFGILFSIVIYPVVAHWVWGGGWLGKLGMQDYAGSTVVHLTGATAALVATLLLKPRLGKFNKDGKPNIIPGHNQVYSILGVIILWFGWFGFNPGSAVSAMNDGFFGYVALTTNIAAAAGGVFALLVSWMVYGKADIPAMLNGVLAALVAITGSCAFVAPWAALVIGAVAGIVTFFTAQWFERARVDDPVYAFSVHGVAGMWGAVSTGFFATPELAKITGVGQAGLFYGGGFTQLGVQLLGLIGTLAFVFVISFIILGAMKAIMGIRVTEEEETMGLDISEHGTYGYPEQMKLVTEAEKRSGIVS, from the coding sequence ATGAGAAAAAAGTGGTTAGTTGTATTATTGGCCATGCTGACGGTTCTAGCTTTTCCGGTAGGTGCGTTCGCTGCTGACGGGCCGACAAATATTCAACTTCAAGCTGGGCTAAACACGGCATTTACGTTCTTGGCATTTATACTTGTATTTTTCATGCAAGCGGGATTTGCATTGCTGGAGGCAGGCTCGACACGAATGAAGAACGCGGGTCATGTCGCTGGTAAAACGATTCTCACGACGGGTGTTGCGGCCTTGTCCTTCTGGGCCCTCGGATTTGGATTCGGTTTTGGCAATGACGGCGGTAACGGATTTATGGGACTGACGGGTTTCTTCATGAGTGGGACAGATGCTGCTGCATCGTTTGATACTCTTTCAGGTTTGGATGTTCCGATTACGATTATGTTTTTGTTTCACTTTGCTTTTGCTGCGGTTTCGCTTTCGATCGCATGCGGAGGGATGGCAGAGCGTGCAAAATTAAGTGTATACATTATTTTCGGTATTTTGTTCTCCATCGTGATCTATCCCGTTGTAGCTCACTGGGTATGGGGCGGCGGCTGGCTTGGCAAGTTGGGAATGCAGGATTACGCTGGTTCAACAGTGGTCCATCTGACAGGTGCTACGGCGGCACTCGTCGCTACGTTGCTGCTCAAACCGCGTCTGGGCAAGTTTAATAAAGATGGCAAGCCGAACATTATCCCTGGTCATAATCAGGTGTACTCTATCCTGGGTGTTATTATTCTCTGGTTTGGCTGGTTTGGATTTAACCCAGGTAGTGCTGTTTCTGCTATGAATGACGGATTCTTTGGATATGTAGCCCTGACTACAAATATTGCTGCTGCGGCAGGCGGAGTTTTCGCTTTGCTCGTATCTTGGATGGTATACGGAAAAGCAGATATTCCTGCTATGCTAAACGGTGTGCTGGCAGCCTTGGTTGCCATTACGGGTTCTTGTGCCTTTGTAGCGCCTTGGGCGGCATTGGTTATTGGCGCAGTTGCAGGGATCGTCACTTTCTTCACAGCGCAATGGTTTGAGCGTGCGAGAGTAGATGACCCAGTATATGCTTTCTCCGTACATGGTGTTGCGGGGATGTGGGGCGCGGTATCCACAGGGTTTTTCGCTACTCCTGAGCTTGCAAAAATAACAGGTGTAGGTCAAGCGGGTCTGTTCTATGGTGGTGGTTTTACACAATTAGGAGTACAGCTGCTTGGACTGATTGGTACTTTGGCATTCGTATTCGTCATTTCCTTCATTATTCTGGGTGCGATGAAAGCAATTATGGGTATTCGCGTTACGGAAGAGGAAGAAACGATGGGACTCGATATCAGTGAACACGGTACGTACGGCTATCCAGAGCAAATGAAGTTAGTTACCGAAGCTGAAAAGCGTTCTGGAATTGTCAGCTAA
- a CDS encoding TlpA family protein disulfide reductase, which produces MKRFLFIRAIIVLVMVGSSWGIIANTVYSASLPVENAPLEEKYKGEKELDVEKNVGAESAAAEVIKRIKPGQQLPSMILKGLNGKSYDVGALRNKAMIISFWASWCDPCRLEAPMLNELYSKYKHDVDVYGINVTRYDRLEDVQKFSRSLALRFPILLDEQGALFEQFGGVAFPTHVTIDDHGRVREIIIGMLSERELECKIEALSKKIR; this is translated from the coding sequence GTGAAAAGATTTCTTTTCATCAGAGCGATAATTGTGCTGGTTATGGTTGGGTCTTCATGGGGGATTATTGCAAACACAGTTTATTCAGCAAGCCTGCCTGTGGAAAATGCACCACTGGAAGAAAAATATAAAGGCGAGAAAGAGCTTGATGTTGAGAAGAATGTAGGGGCTGAATCAGCAGCAGCAGAGGTAATAAAAAGAATCAAACCTGGGCAACAGCTTCCTTCTATGATTTTAAAGGGGTTAAACGGCAAGTCCTACGATGTAGGGGCTCTGCGGAATAAAGCGATGATCATTAGCTTTTGGGCTTCATGGTGCGATCCGTGCCGATTAGAAGCGCCCATGCTGAATGAATTGTATAGTAAATACAAACATGATGTAGATGTGTATGGCATCAATGTAACTCGCTATGATCGATTGGAGGATGTGCAGAAGTTTTCCCGTTCTTTAGCCCTCCGATTTCCTATTTTACTGGATGAACAAGGAGCGTTGTTTGAACAATTTGGAGGAGTGGCTTTTCCGACTCATGTAACGATTGATGACCATGGACGGGTACGAGAAATTATAATCGGCATGCTCAGTGAACGAGAGTTGGAGTGTAAAATAGAAGCACTTTCAAAAAAAATAAGGTGA
- the cimA gene encoding citramalate synthase — protein sequence MSTAISIFDTTLRDGTQGEGISLSADDKLKIAKKLDDLGVHYIEGGIPGSNSKDIEFFKRVQELGLQAKIVAFGSTRRKDSIAAQDVNLQRILESGAQAATLVGKSWDFHVHTALQTTLEENLSMIYDSIAFLKQGGMEVIFDAEHFFDGYKNNPEYALAVMKKAEEAGADWLVMCDTNGGTLPHEIHEIVTTLQSQLTKSQLGIHTHNDCELAVANSLSAIQAGARQVQGTINGYGERCGNANLCSVIPNLQLKLGYDCLDPEKLKQLHNTARFVSEVANVNLPVNQPYVGNAAFAHKGGIHVSAILRDSRTYEHIAPELVGNKQRVLVSELAGQSNVVSKAQELGITLDPSSDEARGVISRIKELEHQGYQFEGADASLELLIREAGGEVKEMFSFESFKVLVEKTAGRSVVSEAFLKLNVAGTSVYTAAEGNGPVNALDNALRKALSQYFPALRDMHLADYKVRVLDEKDATAAKVRVLIESKNYEDVWSNVGVSENVIEASWEALLDSFRYALLEAPTPKNEQTELTHHGLVNH from the coding sequence ATGTCCACCGCTATTTCTATCTTTGACACAACGCTGCGAGATGGCACTCAAGGAGAAGGAATTAGCTTATCTGCTGATGACAAATTGAAAATCGCCAAAAAACTCGATGATCTCGGTGTTCACTATATTGAAGGCGGGATTCCCGGGAGCAACAGCAAGGATATTGAATTTTTCAAACGGGTACAAGAACTAGGCCTTCAGGCAAAGATTGTCGCCTTCGGCAGCACGCGCCGCAAAGATAGCATCGCAGCGCAGGATGTCAATCTGCAACGGATTCTGGAATCCGGCGCTCAGGCCGCTACTCTGGTCGGTAAATCATGGGATTTTCATGTGCACACTGCTTTACAGACAACACTGGAGGAAAATCTGTCTATGATTTACGACTCCATCGCCTTTTTAAAGCAAGGGGGCATGGAAGTTATTTTTGATGCCGAGCATTTTTTTGACGGATATAAAAACAACCCCGAGTATGCACTCGCCGTTATGAAAAAAGCTGAGGAAGCAGGCGCGGATTGGCTCGTGATGTGTGATACCAACGGCGGTACCCTACCGCATGAAATACATGAAATTGTCACTACACTGCAAAGCCAGCTAACGAAGTCACAGTTGGGCATTCATACACACAATGATTGCGAATTGGCAGTAGCCAACTCACTCAGTGCAATTCAAGCAGGCGCAAGACAGGTCCAAGGTACCATCAACGGCTACGGTGAACGGTGCGGTAATGCCAACCTATGCTCCGTCATTCCGAACTTGCAGCTTAAACTGGGCTACGACTGTCTAGATCCCGAGAAGCTAAAACAACTCCACAATACAGCTCGCTTTGTGAGTGAAGTCGCCAACGTCAATCTGCCTGTCAACCAGCCTTATGTTGGCAATGCTGCTTTTGCCCATAAGGGGGGCATTCACGTGTCAGCTATTCTGCGCGACTCACGAACTTATGAGCACATCGCTCCTGAACTTGTGGGGAACAAGCAGCGGGTCTTGGTCTCCGAACTGGCCGGACAAAGCAACGTTGTATCCAAGGCGCAAGAACTGGGCATCACCCTTGATCCGTCCAGTGATGAGGCACGTGGCGTCATTAGTCGTATCAAGGAACTTGAGCATCAGGGCTATCAGTTTGAAGGCGCGGATGCTTCGTTGGAATTGCTTATTCGTGAAGCCGGCGGTGAAGTGAAGGAAATGTTCTCATTTGAATCCTTTAAGGTGCTGGTGGAAAAAACAGCGGGGCGATCGGTCGTCTCCGAGGCATTCTTAAAGCTGAATGTTGCAGGGACAAGTGTCTATACCGCAGCTGAAGGAAATGGTCCTGTCAACGCACTTGATAATGCACTCCGCAAGGCTCTTTCTCAGTATTTCCCAGCCTTGCGAGACATGCATTTGGCTGACTACAAGGTGCGTGTACTCGACGAAAAAGACGCCACTGCCGCCAAGGTACGCGTGCTCATTGAGTCCAAAAATTACGAGGACGTCTGGAGTAACGTAGGCGTATCCGAAAATGTTATTGAAGCTAGCTGGGAAGCTCTCTTGGACAGCTTCCGTTATGCATTGTTGGAAGCACCAACTCCAAAAAATGAACAAACAGAGCTTACTCATCACGGATTAGTTAACCACTAA
- a CDS encoding LysR family transcriptional regulator, translating to MELRQLQYFMKVAQKEHVTQAAEELHVAQSAVSRQIHQLEEELGVNLFMQKGRNLQLTPVGQLFCKRVETIIKDLERAVLEVHEFLDPEGGEIRIGFPHSLGIHLIPTVVAEFRKRYPNVKFRFKQGMYPSLIRDVLAGEVDLAFVSPFPDRHDHVEGDVVLTEELFAVLPPNHPLASAEHITLSQLKGEKFILFREGYSLRPIVWQACLEAGFTPDIAFEGEETDTIRGLVAAGMGVSLLPEMALFQTNPLQPARVSIVDPEVTRTIGLIHRRDDKLPLVAKSFRTFLLQYFGLHGNAATSNKTAKAD from the coding sequence GTGGAATTACGACAGTTGCAATACTTCATGAAAGTAGCGCAAAAAGAACATGTCACTCAGGCAGCTGAGGAGTTGCATGTGGCGCAATCTGCGGTAAGTCGGCAAATTCATCAGCTTGAAGAGGAGCTGGGAGTTAATCTTTTTATGCAAAAGGGTCGCAATCTGCAACTTACGCCAGTGGGACAGCTATTTTGCAAACGGGTGGAAACGATCATAAAAGATCTGGAGCGGGCTGTTTTGGAAGTGCATGAGTTTTTGGACCCTGAGGGGGGCGAAATCCGTATCGGTTTTCCGCACAGTTTGGGGATTCATCTTATTCCTACAGTGGTGGCTGAATTCCGTAAGCGGTATCCCAATGTTAAATTTAGATTTAAACAAGGAATGTACCCGAGTTTAATTCGTGATGTGTTAGCGGGTGAGGTGGATTTGGCCTTTGTATCTCCTTTTCCAGATCGACATGATCATGTCGAGGGGGACGTGGTGTTAACTGAGGAGTTATTTGCGGTTCTCCCACCTAATCATCCTTTGGCTTCAGCTGAACACATCACATTGAGCCAGCTTAAAGGTGAAAAATTCATCTTGTTCAGGGAAGGATATTCGTTACGTCCGATTGTCTGGCAGGCCTGCCTGGAGGCTGGATTTACGCCGGATATTGCTTTTGAAGGCGAAGAGACAGATACGATTCGCGGTTTAGTAGCTGCTGGTATGGGGGTTAGTCTTCTGCCTGAAATGGCGCTGTTTCAGACTAACCCGCTTCAACCTGCAAGGGTGTCGATTGTTGATCCAGAGGTGACGCGAACAATTGGCTTGATTCATCGTAGAGATGACAAACTTCCTTTAGTTGCTAAATCGTTCCGAACTTTTTTATTGCAATATTTTGGTCTTCATGGTAATGCTGCTACTTCGAACAAAACGGCAAAAGCAGATTGA
- a CDS encoding zinc metallopeptidase: protein MMGMYILIILAFGLSLWAQFRVKGTFNKWSDVPNENGLTGYDAARHMLDRNGLHDVPIEPVPGALSDHYDPIQRVVRLSEPVYYEKSISAVAVACHEVGHAIQHKEHYPMLALRHRIFPIVNFASGIAPFLLIAGFLFSFTNLIGLGIIFFSATVAFQLITLPVEFNASNRAREIMVSEGFIRSDEERGVAKVLNAAALTYVAAALVSLLELIRLIGIFNSRD from the coding sequence ATGATGGGTATGTATATATTGATTATTCTTGCGTTCGGATTATCCTTATGGGCGCAATTCCGTGTAAAAGGTACGTTTAACAAATGGTCTGATGTCCCAAATGAAAATGGACTGACTGGTTACGATGCAGCTCGGCACATGCTGGATCGTAATGGCTTGCATGATGTACCTATTGAGCCAGTACCCGGCGCGCTATCTGACCATTATGATCCGATACAACGAGTGGTGCGCTTGTCCGAGCCTGTTTATTATGAAAAATCCATTTCTGCGGTTGCTGTGGCTTGCCATGAAGTCGGTCATGCCATCCAACATAAAGAGCATTATCCTATGCTGGCACTTCGCCACCGGATCTTTCCAATCGTAAACTTTGCTTCCGGGATTGCACCGTTTCTGCTGATTGCTGGTTTCTTATTTAGCTTTACGAACCTGATCGGTTTGGGTATTATCTTCTTCTCGGCTACTGTTGCTTTTCAATTAATCACATTGCCAGTTGAGTTTAATGCTTCTAATCGCGCCCGGGAAATTATGGTTTCTGAAGGATTTATCCGTAGTGATGAAGAACGTGGTGTAGCTAAAGTTTTGAATGCTGCTGCATTGACTTATGTGGCCGCAGCTCTCGTTTCCTTGCTGGAACTGATCCGCCTAATTGGCATCTTTAATAGCCGGGATTAA
- a CDS encoding MerR family transcriptional regulator, translating into MKLYRIGELAKAAGVSERTIDYYTKLGLITPEERSLKNYRLYNGETLNRLERINQMKQEKYSLEEIRQTLIKWNSVAGEEHVTDKLTSLEMHMQRLEREVNELQPLLGQLKPVQARKLLTGLLPQSAACIEALKYLLEHSSMM; encoded by the coding sequence ATGAAGCTATATCGAATTGGCGAGCTAGCCAAAGCGGCTGGTGTCAGCGAACGAACGATTGATTATTACACTAAACTCGGTTTGATCACACCTGAAGAACGATCATTGAAAAATTATCGCCTTTATAATGGTGAAACGTTAAACAGGCTTGAACGTATTAACCAAATGAAACAAGAGAAGTATAGCCTTGAGGAAATCAGACAGACTCTGATTAAATGGAACTCGGTTGCAGGAGAAGAACACGTCACTGACAAACTAACGAGTCTAGAAATGCATATGCAGCGTCTAGAACGTGAAGTCAATGAACTACAGCCTCTTCTCGGACAGCTCAAGCCCGTCCAAGCTCGCAAGCTGCTTACTGGTCTGTTGCCACAAAGCGCTGCTTGTATTGAGGCTTTGAAGTATCTGTTGGAGCATAGTTCTATGATGTAG
- a CDS encoding DUF294 nucleotidyltransferase-like domain-containing protein, translating to MELQNMAPWVSSTEAIDHADTPESLRQARVDSQKWLLASQASAPLSDWLRTANEMHDRIAARAVQMCEKGMVEDGFGPPPVPYAFIAFGSMGRSESTLWSDQDNGMIISDLVSADKELYFSEFGRRLSAMLEHLGYPKCEGKVMCSEPLWRHTLTGWQDQLSKWSEDFAWEPIRYLIISSDMRHIAGDEQLSVEWKQSFYKLFRKQPDLPSAVLRNTVRHKATLNILGQIVTERFGEHAGDFDVKYGLYIPLVNAVRFLALQHGVEETSTLKRLRRLASLEAAPLPLLDSCERAFRIALQLRMATPAREKDGLLISNGYLAVKPLKQGKGWHELREALSTVRRLHRALQRQLRFMEGRRS from the coding sequence ATGGAACTGCAAAATATGGCCCCTTGGGTGAGTTCCACCGAAGCGATTGATCATGCAGACACACCTGAGTCTTTAAGGCAGGCCAGGGTCGATTCCCAGAAATGGCTGCTGGCTTCCCAAGCCTCCGCTCCGTTATCAGACTGGTTACGAACGGCGAATGAAATGCATGACCGCATCGCGGCCAGAGCTGTACAAATGTGCGAAAAAGGGATGGTTGAGGATGGCTTCGGCCCTCCTCCCGTCCCTTACGCATTTATAGCCTTCGGTAGCATGGGACGCTCGGAATCGACGCTGTGGAGTGACCAGGATAACGGTATGATTATCAGTGACCTTGTGTCTGCTGATAAAGAATTGTATTTTAGCGAGTTTGGTCGCAGACTCTCTGCAATGCTAGAGCATTTGGGATATCCCAAATGCGAGGGGAAAGTGATGTGCTCAGAGCCATTGTGGCGCCATACGTTGACTGGATGGCAAGACCAGCTATCAAAATGGTCGGAAGATTTTGCCTGGGAGCCGATTCGATATCTCATTATCTCGTCTGACATGAGACATATCGCAGGTGACGAGCAATTATCTGTGGAATGGAAGCAAAGCTTTTATAAGTTGTTCCGCAAACAACCCGACCTACCTTCAGCGGTACTTAGGAACACGGTAAGGCATAAAGCGACACTTAATATTTTAGGTCAGATCGTTACCGAGCGGTTCGGTGAGCATGCAGGCGATTTTGATGTGAAATACGGGTTATACATTCCATTGGTGAACGCCGTCCGTTTTTTGGCATTGCAACATGGTGTAGAGGAAACTTCCACCCTGAAAAGACTCAGGCGTCTCGCATCACTTGAAGCGGCACCGTTGCCTTTACTCGACTCTTGCGAGCGAGCCTTTCGGATCGCACTTCAGCTTCGAATGGCTACTCCGGCGAGGGAGAAGGACGGGTTGCTGATCAGTAATGGCTATCTGGCTGTCAAGCCGTTGAAGCAAGGTAAAGGCTGGCATGAGCTGCGCGAGGCTCTTTCAACAGTACGACGGCTGCATCGTGCGTTGCAAAGGCAGCTGCGATTTATGGAAGGGAGAAGGTCATGA
- the tpx gene encoding thiol peroxidase: protein MAQERTGVATFKGNPLTLIGPELKIGDQAPDFKLQKDLLEAATLQDFAGKVKLISVVPSLDTGVCDAQTRRFNQEADSLGDQVVVLTVSVDLPFAQARWCGAAGIDRVLTLSDYKDHSFGEAYGVFIKEFHLDHRAIFVIDQNDKIAYVEYLSEMAEHPDYDQAIAAVKKLV, encoded by the coding sequence ATGGCACAAGAACGTACAGGAGTTGCTACTTTTAAAGGCAATCCTTTGACTCTCATAGGTCCTGAACTGAAAATTGGAGATCAGGCGCCTGATTTCAAATTACAGAAAGACTTATTGGAAGCAGCTACGCTTCAAGACTTTGCAGGTAAAGTCAAACTGATTAGCGTTGTCCCTTCTCTAGATACAGGCGTGTGTGACGCACAGACTCGACGTTTCAACCAGGAAGCAGATTCCTTGGGGGACCAAGTTGTGGTCCTGACGGTTAGCGTGGATCTGCCTTTCGCCCAAGCTCGTTGGTGCGGTGCGGCTGGTATCGATCGCGTATTGACACTGTCCGACTATAAGGATCATTCCTTTGGTGAAGCTTATGGTGTATTCATTAAGGAATTCCATTTGGATCATAGAGCTATTTTTGTCATTGATCAAAATGACAAAATCGCTTACGTAGAATACTTGAGCGAGATGGCCGAGCATCCTGACTATGACCAGGCGATCGCAGCCGTAAAAAAACTCGTCTAA
- a CDS encoding DNA polymerase IV: MKDVSAYYPVGGRVILHVDMNAFYCSVHAAEEPEKYKGLPTAVAGSSELRKGVIVTCSYEARRLGISTGMVVQQARRICPQLIIIQPDFHLYRRYSKAFMSIAYSYTPMLEATSIDECYLDISGSKQFGTPLDIAEEIQRRVEEELGLPCSIGVAPNKLLAKMASDLKKPRGISVLRLRDVPNILWNLPCGQLFGVGRKTADKLLQMNIRTIGQLAKADEHMLVSIFGVTGSWLKLAANGINHSQVSTEREPNKSIGHTTTLPMDVVKLEEAQRVLLNISDQVARRLRRQGMLAGGIQLTIRTPDMKTFTRSQVRSTPTESAEDIYKEACALYRRHWGEDKPVRLLGITLQQLIPKEEAAVQLDLFEYQDQPKKESLLKTMDALRDKFGENAILTAGMLGDDPSVLLRNSKLRGTSLQKDNLPTPE, encoded by the coding sequence ATGAAAGATGTCAGTGCTTATTATCCGGTTGGTGGACGAGTTATTCTGCATGTGGATATGAACGCATTTTATTGTTCTGTTCATGCAGCGGAGGAGCCGGAAAAATATAAAGGATTGCCTACCGCAGTGGCAGGCAGCAGTGAGCTGCGCAAAGGTGTAATTGTAACTTGCTCTTATGAAGCACGACGATTGGGCATTTCAACTGGGATGGTTGTTCAGCAGGCTCGTCGGATTTGTCCGCAGCTCATCATAATACAGCCTGATTTTCATTTATACCGTCGTTATTCCAAAGCATTTATGAGTATTGCTTACTCGTATACGCCTATGCTGGAAGCAACTTCAATTGATGAGTGTTATCTAGATATTTCCGGTTCCAAGCAGTTTGGAACACCTTTGGATATTGCCGAGGAGATTCAGCGTAGAGTAGAAGAAGAGCTAGGCTTGCCTTGCTCAATTGGGGTAGCACCCAACAAACTGCTAGCCAAAATGGCCTCTGATCTGAAAAAGCCACGCGGGATATCTGTTCTACGTTTGCGTGATGTACCCAACATTTTGTGGAACCTTCCATGTGGTCAATTGTTTGGTGTGGGTCGCAAGACTGCAGACAAGCTTCTACAAATGAACATTCGCACCATTGGGCAACTGGCTAAGGCAGATGAACACATGCTGGTTAGCATATTTGGGGTAACTGGTTCTTGGTTAAAATTGGCGGCAAACGGAATTAACCATTCTCAAGTCAGCACTGAACGGGAGCCGAACAAATCCATCGGTCACACAACCACTCTGCCTATGGATGTAGTAAAGTTGGAAGAAGCCCAAAGGGTACTGCTTAACATTAGTGATCAGGTAGCTCGGCGGCTTCGACGACAAGGGATGCTGGCAGGAGGTATCCAACTGACGATTCGGACCCCGGATATGAAGACCTTTACGCGTTCTCAAGTCAGGAGTACGCCTACGGAAAGTGCAGAAGACATATATAAGGAAGCTTGTGCATTGTATCGTCGCCATTGGGGAGAGGATAAGCCAGTGCGTTTGTTGGGGATTACGCTGCAACAGCTCATTCCAAAGGAGGAAGCGGCAGTTCAATTAGATCTATTTGAATACCAAGACCAGCCTAAAAAAGAAAGTTTACTGAAAACGATGGATGCGCTGCGGGATAAGTTTGGTGAAAATGCAATTTTGACTGCGGGGATGCTGGGAGATGATCCTTCAGTACTTCTTCGTAATTCCAAGCTGCGCGGAACTTCGCTGCAAAAAGACAATCTACCTACTCCAGAGTGA
- a CDS encoding rhomboid family intramembrane serine protease, which translates to MIFLRYENWKSYLRFYPVTCLILLINIVMFIVLTVQGGSENSLTLIRYGALINEAPFTDQLWRYVSAMFLHAGFDHLLFNSFAILVFAPPLERLLGSLRYVLLYLVTGVVGNILSIAHYNMVAETTVSVGASGAIYGIYGAFLYVALFQRSLMDDASRKTLYTLLGFGILFSFAVANINWTAHFGGLLSGFFMYGLLIRLTGQRKRH; encoded by the coding sequence TTGATTTTTTTACGTTATGAGAACTGGAAAAGTTATTTGCGGTTTTACCCGGTAACCTGTCTGATTTTGCTTATCAATATTGTGATGTTTATTGTACTGACCGTGCAAGGTGGATCAGAAAATAGTTTGACGCTGATCCGGTATGGGGCTTTGATTAATGAGGCGCCATTCACTGACCAGCTGTGGCGGTATGTGTCAGCTATGTTTTTACATGCAGGGTTTGATCATCTTTTGTTTAATTCCTTTGCAATACTTGTATTCGCTCCTCCGCTGGAGCGTTTGCTCGGGTCCTTAAGATATGTGTTGTTGTATCTGGTCACGGGTGTTGTAGGGAACATACTGTCCATTGCGCATTACAACATGGTGGCAGAAACGACAGTCTCTGTAGGAGCCTCAGGAGCGATTTATGGGATCTATGGGGCGTTTCTGTACGTTGCCTTGTTCCAACGTTCCTTGATGGATGATGCTTCGCGCAAAACGCTGTACACGCTGCTTGGGTTTGGTATTCTGTTTTCTTTTGCTGTAGCGAACATTAACTGGACCGCTCACTTTGGGGGCTTGCTCAGTGGGTTCTTCATGTATGGATTATTGATTAGATTGACTGGTCAACGCAAACGTCACTAA
- a CDS encoding exonuclease domain-containing protein yields the protein MKEPAQGGGFWSALRRGGVPSAIASVMGAPTAQQMAFIRSLTREQRRSEVLRTPLDRLETVVFDLETTGFSAQHGDEILSFGAIRVVGDVIMEKEQFYTLVNPRTEIPEQITRLTGITREMTDGAPPLMNGLHDFMSFVGGRVLVAHASAHDKAFLNAALWKTSKVQLTHRVLDTMMLAKWLEPQQHQTYSLDELLAYQSIPIEGRHHALEDAKMTAKLWVAYVQEMLKRNVTNLADVYAHLSHA from the coding sequence ATGAAAGAACCAGCGCAGGGAGGTGGCTTCTGGAGTGCCCTCCGCAGAGGAGGAGTGCCGTCGGCAATCGCATCTGTAATGGGGGCTCCTACGGCTCAGCAGATGGCGTTTATTCGGTCCTTAACGCGGGAACAACGGCGTTCTGAAGTATTGCGTACCCCACTGGACCGTTTGGAGACGGTAGTTTTTGATCTGGAGACAACGGGATTTTCGGCACAGCATGGAGATGAGATTTTATCGTTCGGAGCGATTCGAGTAGTCGGGGATGTGATTATGGAAAAAGAGCAGTTTTATACGCTTGTCAATCCGCGGACCGAGATTCCTGAACAGATTACTCGGCTAACTGGGATTACCCGGGAAATGACGGATGGAGCTCCGCCGCTTATGAATGGACTGCATGACTTTATGTCCTTTGTAGGTGGGCGGGTGCTTGTAGCGCATGCTAGCGCTCATGATAAGGCCTTTTTAAATGCTGCGTTATGGAAAACATCTAAAGTTCAGTTAACTCACCGTGTACTAGACACAATGATGCTCGCCAAATGGCTGGAGCCACAGCAACATCAAACCTATAGTTTGGATGAATTGCTGGCCTATCAATCCATTCCGATTGAAGGGCGGCATCATGCGTTAGAGGATGCGAAGATGACGGCTAAGCTTTGGGTGGCGTATGTTCAGGAAATGCTGAAGCGTAATGTGACCAATTTGGCAGATGTCTACGCGCATTTGAGTCATGCCTGA